The sequence AAACATTAACATTACACTGTTTGTAGTATCTCCTGATGAACTAGCTAAAATAAGTATTGAAGCTAATATTGGTCCAACACAAGGAGTCCACCCTAAACTAAAAGTTAATCCTAAAAGAAATGTTGAAAAAATACTTTGATTTTCTGCCTCATAATTCATAATTTTAGTTTTTTCTAAAAATTTTAATTTTAAAATTTCCATTTGAAAAAGTCCTAAAATTACAACAATAATTCCCCCAATAATTCTTACATTATTATTAAGAAATAAATCTCCTATTACTCCTGCACCAAAGCCTAAAACAATATAAGTAACAGAAAGTCCCAAAACAAAAGCCAAGGTTTTACTAAGAGATTTTTTCTCACCATTACTTAAAATTGAAATATAAACTGGAATAATTGGAAATATACAAGGAGAAAAAAAAGAAGCTACTCCTGCTAAATATGCTGTGCTATAAGCAATTTCCTGTGTAAACATAAAGTCCCCTTTCTAAAATTTTTACTGCATAATTATTATATAACTTTTTGACTATAATGTATACTAAAAAAGTTTAATAAAATAAAAATACCTGAAGTAGATTATAACAATTAAATAAAAATAGGATTAAATGGATTAAAATTTTAAATTAAATTAAAAAGTCAGGTAAAATAAAAAACCTGACTTTCAGTGTTTGTTTCAAAAAAAGCTTATTTTACAATTTTATTTTCTTTTTAGAACTAATATCTTTTCTTTCTCCTCTTTTGTAACTCTTAAAGATTCCCTAATTTTTTGAATAGATTTATTGACTGTCCAAACATCTAGTTTAGTTTTCTCTAAGAATTTATAAGTTTCATTTTTATATTTTACATAACAAACTGACAATAACCATGCCTTAGCCATCTTTACATAATATTCATCAGATTTTATTTTTTCACAGATTTTAAAAATATCTTTTAAATATTTTTCTTCAACACAATAGGCTAATAACATTACAAAAATAAATCTTTGTTCCCAAGGATTTGTTGCAGATAACTTAGAAGTCAAATAAGTATAAAAATCTTCCTTATTTTTATTGATAAATTTAAAGCTTGAGTCAACTATATCACAAACTGCCCAATTATCAATAATATTTATAAAGAAATCTATTCTTTTTAATCTTTC is a genomic window of Fusobacterium nucleatum containing:
- a CDS encoding cytochrome c biogenesis CcdA family protein; the protein is MFTQEIAYSTAYLAGVASFFSPCIFPIIPVYISILSNGEKKSLSKTLAFVLGLSVTYIVLGFGAGVIGDLFLNNNVRIIGGIIVVILGLFQMEILKLKFLEKTKIMNYEAENQSIFSTFLLGLTFSLGWTPCVGPILASILILASSSGDTTNSVMLMFIYLLGMATPFVIFSLASKALFKKMTFIKKYLPAIKKVGGFLIIIMGLLLIFNKLNIFLTV
- a CDS encoding DNA alkylation repair protein; protein product: MEIENLTFKTEKEYKEFLDYLFSIRDIEYRDFNTKIVVPVDCEIIGIRTPILRDIAKKIAKTSSENFLNLFEKLFTKNKVKYYEEKVLYGFLIGYSKIDFQERLKRIDFFINIIDNWAVCDIVDSSFKFINKNKEDFYTYLTSKLSATNPWEQRFIFVMLLAYCVEEKYLKDIFKICEKIKSDEYYVKMAKAWLLSVCYVKYKNETYKFLEKTKLDVWTVNKSIQKIRESLRVTKEEKEKILVLKRK